A single genomic interval of uncultured Desulfobacter sp. harbors:
- a CDS encoding TIGR00266 family protein gives MQCHEVDYEIFGDDMQAVEVELDPGETVIAEAGAMNWMEQGIQFEAKMGDGSTADTGIMGKLFSAGKRVLTGESMFLTHFTNQAHEKKRVAFSAPYPGKIIPIDMAAIGGQLICQKDAFLCAALGTKVSITFNQKLGAGFFGGEGFILQRLEGDGMAFVHAGGTIVKKELNGERLMVDTGCIVAFSQGIDYDIQRAGGLKSMFFGGEGLFLATLEGQGSVYLQSLPFSRLADRIISHAPSAGGSAKGEGSVLGGLGRLLDGD, from the coding sequence ATGCAATGCCATGAAGTGGATTACGAAATTTTCGGGGATGACATGCAGGCTGTTGAGGTGGAACTGGATCCCGGCGAAACCGTGATTGCCGAGGCTGGAGCCATGAACTGGATGGAGCAGGGCATCCAATTTGAAGCAAAAATGGGGGATGGGTCCACTGCAGACACAGGAATTATGGGCAAACTCTTTAGCGCAGGCAAACGGGTGCTCACTGGCGAGAGCATGTTTCTTACCCATTTTACCAACCAGGCACATGAAAAAAAAAGAGTGGCCTTTTCCGCACCCTATCCCGGAAAAATTATTCCCATTGACATGGCTGCCATCGGGGGACAGTTAATCTGCCAGAAGGATGCATTTTTATGCGCCGCTCTTGGCACAAAAGTTTCCATTACCTTTAACCAAAAACTTGGGGCCGGTTTTTTCGGTGGCGAAGGTTTTATTCTACAGCGCCTGGAAGGTGACGGTATGGCGTTTGTTCATGCCGGCGGCACCATCGTTAAAAAAGAGTTGAACGGCGAAAGACTGATGGTGGATACCGGCTGCATCGTGGCATTTTCCCAGGGAATTGACTATGACATCCAGCGGGCAGGCGGGCTTAAATCCATGTTTTTCGGCGGCGAAGGTTTGTTTCTGGCGACGCTGGAAGGACAAGGCAGCGTTTATCTGCAAAGTCTGCCGTTCTCCCGCCTGGCAGACCGCATCATCAGCCATGCACCAAGCGCCGGTGGCTCAGCCAAAGGCGAAGGATCAGTGTTAGGTGGTCTTGGACGCCTGCTGGACGGAGATTAA
- a CDS encoding ISAzo13 family transposase has product MQCYPEKTEDLMRRYYESLNERDRRRYAGMEALILGHGGQNYIAKILGCSRKTVRKGAVEVAKLPLRTVQELIGKVPDEHPKIRNAGGGRKPYWISNPEIDEQFLGALRDHTAGDPMDEKIRWTNLRAWEIVEALKDEHGIEVSRNVVRKLLKRHGYRLRKAQKRLSLRKSVPDRNEQFDNIVKLRSVYLKAGNPIISMDTKKKEHLGNFYRDGHLYTLEELKVYDHDFPSFAEGVVIPHSLYDLQLNIGYVQVGTSHDTSEFACDSFRHWWYDYGCKNYPNATSILVLCDGGGSNSSRHYLFKQDLQILADEIGIEIRIAHYPPYCSKYNPIEHRLFPHITRACQGVVFSSLKLVTDLISKTRTHKGLKVFVHVIEKAYQTGRKVCKNFKSTMRIVFDETLPKWNYCAVPKGF; this is encoded by the coding sequence ATGCAATGTTACCCTGAAAAGACAGAAGATCTCATGCGCCGATATTATGAAAGCCTGAACGAACGAGATCGCCGGAGATATGCTGGTATGGAAGCCCTTATATTGGGACATGGCGGTCAAAATTATATTGCCAAAATTTTGGGATGCAGCAGGAAAACTGTGCGTAAAGGCGCAGTTGAAGTTGCAAAGTTGCCTTTGCGTACAGTACAAGAACTTATTGGCAAAGTACCGGATGAACACCCTAAAATACGTAATGCTGGGGGAGGACGGAAACCGTATTGGATTTCCAACCCGGAAATAGATGAGCAATTTCTGGGCGCATTGCGTGATCATACGGCAGGAGACCCAATGGATGAGAAAATTCGATGGACGAACCTGCGTGCATGGGAGATCGTCGAAGCCCTGAAAGATGAGCATGGCATTGAAGTGAGCCGAAATGTTGTCCGTAAACTGCTTAAAAGACATGGCTATCGCCTCCGCAAAGCACAAAAAAGACTATCCTTGAGAAAAAGTGTACCTGATCGGAATGAGCAATTCGATAATATTGTGAAACTCAGATCGGTGTATCTGAAGGCCGGTAATCCGATTATCAGTATGGATACCAAGAAAAAGGAGCATCTTGGCAATTTTTATCGGGACGGTCATCTTTATACGCTCGAAGAATTGAAGGTATATGATCATGATTTTCCAAGTTTTGCAGAAGGTGTGGTCATTCCCCACAGCCTGTATGATTTACAGCTCAATATCGGATATGTTCAGGTGGGGACGAGTCATGATACCAGTGAATTTGCATGCGACAGCTTCCGTCATTGGTGGTATGATTATGGCTGCAAAAATTACCCGAATGCAACGTCAATTTTAGTTTTGTGCGACGGCGGAGGCAGTAACAGCTCACGACATTACCTTTTTAAACAGGATCTTCAAATTTTGGCAGATGAGATCGGGATTGAAATTCGAATCGCTCACTATCCCCCGTATTGTTCGAAATACAACCCGATTGAACATCGTCTATTTCCCCACATAACACGTGCATGCCAGGGTGTCGTTTTTTCAAGTTTGAAGCTGGTTACAGATCTGATCTCTAAAACGCGAACCCACAAGGGGTTAAAGGTCTTCGTTCATGTCATTGAAAAGGCTTACCAAACCGGCAGAAAAGTCTGTAAAAACTTTAAATCAACAATGCGCATTGTATTCGATGAAACCTTGCCCAAGTGGAATTATTGTGCAGTTCCAAAAGGATTTTGA
- a CDS encoding phage portal protein: MKKQIIVRNYAGANTGRLYQDWVAGGASADTEIYSALVRLRNRARDLARNNDYVLRFLNLVKTNVVGHKGVSLQVKSRMSNGKLNRTANDIIESGWKEFCKKQNCTVTGQVTMIDLEKLIMTAVPRDGEILIRKVKLFSHSSHLFALQPIEADQLDHHLNMTLSNGNKIIMGVEKDKWGRPVAYHLLTRHPGDAIHSDYSRFDRERIPADEIIHLFIQERVNQSRGVTWLAAPATRCKMLDGYEESELVASRTGASTMGIFVNPDAEEYIEDDGEDSEGQESGADVLFDAEPGTFKQAPDGYDLKLFDPSHPNAAFADFEKAILRGIASGLNVSYVGLANDLEGVSYSSIRQGEIADRDNWKMLQRWLIEHFCEDVFESWLYQFLSFGRSGLDLRKFEQYNKPVWRPRGWQWVDPDKESKSVERDVGNHIKSIWATAAEKGDDLEEIFIENSRAIELAREYGLELNVFNKQEGRDNVNQDGTITEEN; the protein is encoded by the coding sequence TTGAAAAAACAGATCATTGTTCGCAATTATGCGGGTGCAAATACGGGCCGACTATACCAGGACTGGGTGGCAGGGGGAGCATCAGCAGACACTGAAATTTATTCCGCCTTGGTGCGGTTGAGAAACCGTGCCCGGGATTTGGCCAGGAATAATGATTATGTCCTACGGTTTCTTAATTTGGTTAAAACCAATGTTGTTGGTCACAAAGGGGTATCTCTTCAAGTCAAAAGCAGGATGTCTAATGGAAAACTGAATCGAACGGCCAACGACATTATTGAATCAGGCTGGAAAGAGTTCTGCAAAAAACAGAACTGTACGGTAACCGGACAGGTAACCATGATTGACTTAGAAAAGCTGATTATGACGGCGGTCCCCAGGGACGGGGAGATACTGATCCGGAAGGTGAAGTTGTTTTCACACAGTTCTCACCTGTTCGCCCTGCAGCCCATAGAGGCTGATCAGCTGGATCATCACCTGAACATGACATTGTCAAACGGAAACAAAATTATCATGGGTGTTGAAAAGGATAAATGGGGGCGGCCTGTGGCCTATCATTTATTGACCCGGCATCCGGGAGATGCCATTCATTCCGACTATTCCAGGTTTGATCGGGAACGAATCCCGGCGGATGAAATTATCCATCTGTTTATCCAGGAGCGGGTTAATCAATCCCGGGGGGTGACCTGGTTGGCGGCACCGGCCACCAGGTGCAAGATGCTTGACGGATACGAAGAATCAGAACTGGTTGCTTCCAGGACCGGGGCATCCACCATGGGTATTTTTGTCAATCCTGATGCAGAAGAATACATTGAAGATGATGGTGAAGACAGCGAAGGCCAGGAATCCGGCGCTGATGTTTTATTTGATGCTGAGCCGGGCACATTTAAACAGGCCCCGGATGGCTATGACCTGAAGCTCTTTGATCCAAGCCACCCAAATGCCGCGTTTGCAGATTTTGAAAAAGCCATCCTGCGCGGCATCGCTTCCGGACTCAATGTTTCCTATGTGGGACTTGCAAACGATCTGGAAGGCGTCAGTTATTCCTCAATTCGGCAAGGGGAAATAGCTGACCGGGATAACTGGAAAATGTTGCAGAGATGGTTGATTGAACATTTCTGTGAAGACGTTTTTGAATCCTGGTTGTATCAGTTTCTTTCCTTTGGGCGTTCCGGTTTGGATCTGCGCAAGTTCGAACAGTACAACAAGCCGGTTTGGCGGCCAAGAGGTTGGCAGTGGGTTGACCCGGATAAGGAGAGTAAGTCCGTCGAGCGTGATGTCGGAAATCACATAAAGTCTATATGGGCTACTGCCGCCGAAAAAGGTGATGATCTGGAAGAAATTTTTATTGAAAATTCACGAGCTATTGAGCTTGCCAGGGAATATGGCCTGGAATTGAACGTTTTTAACAAGCAAGAAGGGCGGGATAATGTCAATCAAGACGGAACAATTACGGAAGAGAATTGA
- a CDS encoding transposase yields MKVNIKTLIDDVQCYETVRELRWPKIRECPFCDSTNTIKKGYDDRESAKQRYECKECGQRFDDLTGTIFAGHHQPLKVWILCLYFMGLNLSNNQISKELDLNRGDVHNMATQLREGVVKKSLK; encoded by the coding sequence ATGAAGGTAAATATCAAGACCCTGATAGATGATGTACAATGCTATGAAACCGTTCGTGAGCTGCGTTGGCCAAAAATACGTGAGTGTCCGTTTTGTGATTCCACAAACACAATCAAAAAAGGTTACGATGATAGGGAATCTGCCAAACAGCGCTATGAATGCAAAGAGTGCGGACAACGGTTCGATGATCTCACCGGGACCATTTTTGCTGGACATCACCAACCCCTTAAAGTGTGGATATTGTGCCTTTATTTCATGGGGTTGAATTTGTCCAACAACCAAATTTCCAAAGAGTTGGACCTTAATCGTGGAGATGTTCACAATATGGCTACTCAGCTACGCGAAGGCGTGGTAAAAAAAAGCCTCAAATAA
- a CDS encoding IS1595 family transposase — MTLQDEVECDEVYIVAGHKGNPEAVSKKGRDGRRNRLKGARGRGTLEKEKPPIFGMIQRCGQVVIQMLPNVRQATIEPLIKATIQPGTLVYTDEYAIYNRLDEWGYDHESVNHGAGEYARDDDGDGFYEVHVNTMEGFWSLLRSWIRPHRGISQEKLPFYLGFFEFVHNVGKRGKSLLHSLIEVMIK, encoded by the coding sequence ATAACTCTTCAGGATGAGGTTGAGTGCGATGAGGTATATATCGTTGCAGGGCACAAAGGAAACCCCGAGGCTGTATCAAAAAAAGGCCGGGATGGTCGCCGTAACCGATTAAAGGGTGCTAGAGGGCGTGGTACGCTGGAAAAAGAGAAGCCACCTATTTTCGGGATGATACAACGGTGTGGACAGGTTGTGATTCAAATGCTCCCCAATGTCCGGCAGGCCACCATTGAGCCTTTGATAAAGGCCACTATACAACCAGGAACATTGGTCTACACCGATGAGTATGCCATTTATAATCGGTTGGATGAATGGGGTTATGACCATGAAAGTGTGAATCATGGAGCCGGTGAATATGCCAGAGACGATGATGGAGACGGGTTTTATGAAGTCCATGTGAATACAATGGAAGGCTTCTGGTCATTACTCCGAAGCTGGATTCGCCCACATCGGGGCATCTCACAGGAAAAACTTCCTTTTTACCTCGGATTTTTCGAGTTCGTTCATAATGTTGGTAAACGAGGGAAATCCTTGCTTCACTCACTTATTGAGGTGATGATCAAATAA
- a CDS encoding ChaN family lipoprotein, which translates to MQRLIYPVLGVVLCLFCGCATTAKIVMRDDPLIGTVVRGDTGKPVRFADLMDKLIHSDIIYLSEKHDNPMHHAIQHRVIQALLNQGHAPILGFEFFSYQDTPLLLNLVDAGKKEHSPKMEKAVEQRIRKKLGWENQSDTMWGYYWDLIMLAADNAFPAAGLDLSATQKRRITRKGLEGLSPIELEQLFSTGISNTAYESYMKSVFVSVHCGMDHGRMTDRLYDTWVTRNDRMARSVVQLLNAVQTKDRDEAGRKTGPVVIIIGAGHTEYGLGVIDRVHHLKPTAIQTNLAITEIEREPADLSQYLPPLSLEGFDPVPPADFLWFTQRASYDDPCEKFKSVLEKMKKRKKN; encoded by the coding sequence ATGCAACGTCTAATCTACCCAGTGCTTGGGGTCGTGCTTTGTCTATTCTGCGGTTGCGCCACAACGGCCAAAATTGTCATGCGTGATGATCCATTAATCGGAACCGTGGTCAGAGGGGACACCGGAAAACCTGTTCGCTTTGCCGACCTTATGGATAAGCTTATCCACAGCGATATAATCTATCTATCCGAAAAGCATGATAATCCCATGCACCATGCCATCCAGCACCGGGTTATCCAGGCCCTCCTTAACCAGGGACATGCCCCGATCCTTGGATTTGAATTTTTTTCGTACCAGGACACCCCTTTACTGCTCAATTTGGTGGATGCCGGCAAAAAAGAACATTCCCCCAAGATGGAAAAAGCCGTTGAACAACGGATCCGCAAAAAACTTGGATGGGAAAACCAATCCGACACCATGTGGGGCTATTACTGGGATCTGATAATGCTTGCGGCAGATAACGCCTTTCCTGCCGCAGGCCTTGATCTGTCCGCCACCCAAAAGCGCCGGATTACCCGCAAAGGACTTGAGGGTCTGTCCCCCATAGAGTTAGAGCAGTTATTTTCCACAGGGATTTCAAACACTGCATATGAATCGTACATGAAATCGGTTTTTGTATCGGTACATTGCGGCATGGATCATGGCCGGATGACGGATCGGCTTTATGATACCTGGGTAACGCGCAATGACCGGATGGCCCGGTCCGTGGTTCAACTGTTAAATGCTGTGCAAACCAAAGACCGCGACGAGGCAGGACGAAAAACAGGACCTGTTGTCATCATAATAGGCGCAGGCCATACCGAGTATGGTTTAGGTGTCATAGACCGGGTACATCACCTTAAACCAACCGCTATCCAGACAAATTTAGCCATAACGGAGATAGAAAGAGAACCGGCAGACCTATCGCAATATTTACCCCCCCTGTCCCTTGAAGGGTTTGATCCGGTGCCCCCTGCAGATTTCCTGTGGTTCACCCAGCGGGCATCCTATGACGATCCCTGTGAAAAATTTAAATCTGTATTAGAAAAAATGAAAAAACGCAAAAAAAATTAA